AGCACGGAGAGGCTGACCAGGATGCCCGCGGGCACACCGCGGGTGCGCAGGATGCGGTGCACGGGGACGCGGCCGCCCGCGGTCGTACGGGCTGCGGGGGTCGTACGGCGGTGCTCGATGCGCCACAGCGAGGTGCAGGCCACCGCGGCGACGGCCCCGGCGACGAGCAGGGCGAGCGCGCTGCCGCCCGCCCGGTCGGGACCGCCGATCAGCGCGCCCGCCGCGATCGGGCCGACGAGCTGGCCGAGGGACGCGCCGATGGTGAAGTGGCCGAAGTTGCGGTCCTGTTCGTGCGGCGCGGACTGGCGGGCCACCAGGGACTGGGCGCCGATGACGAAGCAGAGGTGGCCGAGGCCCATCACGCCGCTCCAGACCGCCATGGCCCACAGGGAGCCGGCCAGGCCGCTGAGCGCGCAGCCGCCGGAGATCAGCACGACGCCCACGGGCAGCAGCGGCGCGCAGCGGCCGTGATCGGTACGGCGGCCCAGCGGAACGGCGGCGAACACCGGCAGCAGCGCGTAGACGCCCGCGATCACGCCGATGGCCCGTTCGTCCGCGCCCAGCGCGAGGGCCCGGTAGGAGACGGCGGGCCGGGCCATCGACACCGCCCCCTGCGCGAAGCTGAAGGCGATGACGAGGCGGAGCAGCCAGCCGCGGTTCCCACCGGGCCTCATGGTTGTTACCTCCGAAGGGGGAAGGAGTCGGGGGCGACGGACGTCGCAGGGGTCGGGTGCGTCAGATGATGCCGAACAGGATGCCCGCCCCGAGGATGACCAGGCAGGTGAGGGCGGCCCACTTGACCACGAACCGGGTGTGGTCGCCGAACTCGACCTTCGCCATGCCGACCAGCACGTAGACGGCCGGGACGAGCGGGCTGGACATGTGCAGGGGCTGGCCGACGAGGGAGGCGCGGGCCATCTCCAGCGGCGAGACGCCGTGCGCGGCACCGGCCTCGGCGAGGACCGGCAGGACGCCGAAGTAGAAGCCGTCGTTCGACATGAAGTAGGTGAGCGGGAGGCTGAGCACGCCGGTGACGAGGGCCATGTGCGGGCCCATGCCCTGGGGGATGACGTCGACCATCCACGTGGCCATGGCGTCGACCATGCCGGTGCCCTGGAGCACGCCGGTGAAGACGGCGGCGGCGAAGACCATGCCGGAGACGTTGAGGACGTTGTCGGCGTGGGCGGCGATGCGGGCCTTCTGGTCGGGGATGCGCGGGAAGTTCACGGAGAGCGCGAGCGCGGCACCGAGCAGGAACAGCACCGGGATCGGCAGCCACTCCATGATCATGGCGGTGAGCAGGGAGACCGTCAGCAGCGCGTTGAACCAGTAGAGCCTCGGGCGCAGGGTGTCGCGGTGCGGGTCGAGTCCCTGGAAGTCGTCGTCCTCGTCGGCACTGCCCGCGGAACCGGCGGCTGCGGGGGCACCGGGAGCCGCGGGTACACCGGCGGGGCCGTCCGCGCCCGTGCCCGTGCCGGCGCCGGCGGTGCGCCGCCCGCCCTCGGCGCCCGCCCCGGAACCGGCGCCCACCAGCACCGTCTCCTTCTCCTCCGCCGGCACCTCGTCCAGCGCCAGCACGCCGAGCCGCTTGCGCTCGCGCAGACCGAGGACG
Above is a genomic segment from Streptomyces glaucescens containing:
- a CDS encoding CitMHS family transporter, yielding MLTILGFAMIATFLVLIMMKKMSPIAALVLIPALFCVFVGKGAHLGDYVIDGVTSLAPTAAMLMFAIVYFGVMIDVGLFDPVVRGILRFCKADPMRIVVGTALLAAVVSLDGDGSTTFMITVSALYPLYKRLRMSLVVLTGVAAMANGVMNTLPWGGPTARAATALKLDASDIFVPMIPALAAGLLFVIGLSYVLGLRERKRLGVLALDEVPAEEKETVLVGAGSGAGAEGGRRTAGAGTGTGADGPAGVPAAPGAPAAAGSAGSADEDDDFQGLDPHRDTLRPRLYWFNALLTVSLLTAMIMEWLPIPVLFLLGAALALSVNFPRIPDQKARIAAHADNVLNVSGMVFAAAVFTGVLQGTGMVDAMATWMVDVIPQGMGPHMALVTGVLSLPLTYFMSNDGFYFGVLPVLAEAGAAHGVSPLEMARASLVGQPLHMSSPLVPAVYVLVGMAKVEFGDHTRFVVKWAALTCLVILGAGILFGII
- a CDS encoding MFS transporter, which codes for MRPGGNRGWLLRLVIAFSFAQGAVSMARPAVSYRALALGADERAIGVIAGVYALLPVFAAVPLGRRTDHGRCAPLLPVGVVLISGGCALSGLAGSLWAMAVWSGVMGLGHLCFVIGAQSLVARQSAPHEQDRNFGHFTIGASLGQLVGPIAAGALIGGPDRAGGSALALLVAGAVAAVACTSLWRIEHRRTTPAARTTAGGRVPVHRILRTRGVPAGILVSLSVLSATDILTAYLPVVGEHRGIAPSVIGLLLSLRAAATIACRLVLTPLLRLLGRTALLAVTCLLAAVLCAGVAVPVPVWALALMLAALGFCLGVGQPLSMTTVVQAAPEGARSTALALRLTGNRLGQAAAPAAAGLVAGVAGVAAPFVMLGALLLLSGGVALRGPAQRPAGERAREVRAPRARRRSGA